The genomic window GCGCAGCTGCTGGATGGTGAAGTCGCGGCCCAGCTTCATGTTGCACTTGAGGTCCACGCCCATGGAGACGATGGCCTCGATCTCGTGGTTGACCAGCTCCCGGGGGAGCCGGAAGACCGGGACGCCCGTCATGAGCATGCCGCCGGGCTTGGAATCGGCCTCGAACACGGTGACCTTGTAGCCCACCTGGACCAGGTCGTGGGCCACGGTGAGCCCGGACACGCCGGCCCCGATGACCGCGACCCGCTCGTAGTCGCCCCGGTTGGGGGGCAGCATGCGCTGGTCGCAGCCTTCCCTGTAGCGGGCGTAGTCGCCCGTCTCGGGCCCGAACTTGTCCGTGACGAACCGCTTGAGGGCGCGGATCGCCACGGGCTCGTCCAGGGACCCCCTGCGGCAGTTGGCTTCGCAGGGGGCCCCGCAGACGCGGCCGCAGATGGACGCGAAGGGATTGGTGGCCCGCGCGGCCCGGTAGGCGTCCTCGTACCGGCCTTCGGCGATGGCGGTCACGTAGGCGCATGCGTCGGTGTTGACCGGGCACGCGTATTGGCACTTGACCATCTCCAGCCAGTACTGGGAGTCGTCCGGAACCCTGAGCTGCCAATTCCCCATATCCACGGCTCTAATGCTCCTTGACGGACCGGAAGGTGAACACGGCCATGATGACCACGTAGATCAGGGCCAGGATCGCCACGGCGTACTGCAGGGCCGGGCTGGTCTGGGTGACCTTGTTGAACTGCTGCACGAAGGCGCCGCGGGTGGCGTGGTCCACGTCGCCCATCATCTGGAGGACGATGTAGGCCACGCAGCCCAGGCCGATGATGGGGAAGACCAGCTTGAGGAAGAAGGGGAAGTCGGTGCCCTTCCTCTCCATGATCCAGCCGCCCGCATAGTCCTTCAGTTCTTCCTTCTGCTCACTCATGGGTTCTCCTCTGATCGTCGTCTTCCAGCATGCGGAACTTGATGTCCTCCCCGTCCTTGCCCCAGTAGCCGTCCTTGGCGGTCTTGACGAAGAAGAACACCGCCAGGGCGAACATCAGGAAGAAGAACAGATAGGCGAAATAGACGCTGGGCCAGGTGTAGTCCATGGCTACTTCTCGTAGTCGTTGGCCGGGCGCCAGTCCTTGGCGCGCCCGAGGGTCTGCATGTAGGCCACCAGGGCGGTGAATTCCTTGGGATCGTTGACGATCCATGGGAAGGCCGGCATGATCGAGCCCTTGACGAGGTCGCGGGGATTGCGGAAGTGGGTGCGGTGCCACTGGGTGTCGTAGCGCCCGCCGATGCGCGCGAGGTCGGGACCGGTGCGCTTGGTGCCGAACATGTGCGGGGTGTCGTAGACGAACTCGTCGGGCGTGGAGATGGGGGCGTCGACGCCCTTCCAGCCGTAGCGCTTGGTGTCGGCCAGCAGGGTGCGGATCTGCTGCGTGTGGCAGTACCAGCAGCCTTCCCGCACGTAGATGGCGCGGCCCTGCAGCTGCTGCTCGTTGAGCTTCGCCAGGTGCCCCGTGGGACCCTTGGCGGGATCGGAGTTGGCGAAGGGCTTGCCCCAGCTCTTGTCGACCATGGGCGGCACCACGGTGGTGAGCAGGCCTCCGATGAAGAAGAGGACGAGGGACGCGACGATGGCCCAGACTGCGGAAGTGTCGGCTTTTCTCAGCATGTTCGCTCCTTTCTGGCCGCTACGCGGCCGCCTCGGTTTCGGGTCCGAGGACGGTGGCCATGATGTTGTAGGCGAACATCACGATGCCGACGAAGATCATCACGCCGGAGATGAACCGGACGGTCCAGATGGGCTTGAGGGCCACGACCGTGTCGATGAAGGGGATGGAGACGTTGTTCCACTGCCAGCCCTGCCAGAAGCCGCCGAGCCAGAGGGTGGTGAAGAAGCCCAGGCCGCCGATCATGATCATCCAGTAGCTCCAGTTGGCCAGGGGCACCGAGTGCAGGAGCTTGCCGAACACCCGGGGCGCCGCGTAGTAGGTGCCCGCGATGGCGAAGAAGCTGAAGGCGCCGAGCACCGCCATGTGGGCGTGGCCGGGGATCCAGTCGGTCTTGGAGACGATGGCGTTCACGGTGCGCAGGCTGTGCATGGGGCCCTGGAAGCACGTGAGCAGGTAGAAGACGACGCCGGACATGAGGAACTTCAGCTCGACCTTGTCGCGCAGCTGGTGCCACTGGCCCTTCATCGTGATGATGAGGTTGTAGACCACGGCCCACACGGGGACCAGGAGCATGAGGCTGAAGGCGATGGCGATGGTCTGCAGCCACTGGGAGATGGGTCCGTGGAGCATGTGGTGGGCGCCGGTCCAGACGTAGACGAAGGCCAGGGACCAGAAGCCGACCATGGAGAGCTTGTGGCTGAACAGCGGGGTGTTGGAGGAGCGGGGGATGAAGTAGTAGGCGATGCCCAGGCCCACCGGGGTGAAGATGAGGCCCACGGCGTTGTGCACGTACATCCAGTTCAGGTTGGCCTGGTTCACGCCCGTGGCGAGCAGCGTGGCGAAGTTCCCTGTGAGGTAGACGAAGGCCGTCCAGAGCAGGCAGCCCATGAAGTACCAGATGGACACGTACATGGCCTGGTACTTCCGCTGGAAGATGGTCATGAGGATGTTGGCCGTGAACATGAGCCAGGCCACCACCACCAGGACGCTGATGAACATCTCCAGCTCGCCGTATTCGAAGCCCTTGTTGCGGCCCAGGAGCAGGCTGACCACGGCGCTGAGGATGATGATGTTCCAGAGGATGCCCGTGGCCACGCCCAGCTTCTCGCTCCAGATCTTCACGGCGCAGAGGCGGGGCACGATGTAGAAGGTCAGGC from Geothrix sp. 21YS21S-2 includes these protein-coding regions:
- a CDS encoding cbb3-type cytochrome c oxidase subunit I, producing the protein MQEQFSRAESGGAAPGAIIHEDTTVKWFVVSSISYFFIVGIIALVIAAKFVWPDLMGTTSWLTYGRLRPLHVNGMLFGWLLAADMGLTFYIVPRLCAVKIWSEKLGVATGILWNIIILSAVVSLLLGRNKGFEYGELEMFISVLVVVAWLMFTANILMTIFQRKYQAMYVSIWYFMGCLLWTAFVYLTGNFATLLATGVNQANLNWMYVHNAVGLIFTPVGLGIAYYFIPRSSNTPLFSHKLSMVGFWSLAFVYVWTGAHHMLHGPISQWLQTIAIAFSLMLLVPVWAVVYNLIITMKGQWHQLRDKVELKFLMSGVVFYLLTCFQGPMHSLRTVNAIVSKTDWIPGHAHMAVLGAFSFFAIAGTYYAAPRVFGKLLHSVPLANWSYWMIMIGGLGFFTTLWLGGFWQGWQWNNVSIPFIDTVVALKPIWTVRFISGVMIFVGIVMFAYNIMATVLGPETEAAA
- a CDS encoding cbb3-type cytochrome c oxidase subunit II → MLRKADTSAVWAIVASLVLFFIGGLLTTVVPPMVDKSWGKPFANSDPAKGPTGHLAKLNEQQLQGRAIYVREGCWYCHTQQIRTLLADTKRYGWKGVDAPISTPDEFVYDTPHMFGTKRTGPDLARIGGRYDTQWHRTHFRNPRDLVKGSIMPAFPWIVNDPKEFTALVAYMQTLGRAKDWRPANDYEK